The Bubalus kerabau isolate K-KA32 ecotype Philippines breed swamp buffalo chromosome 16, PCC_UOA_SB_1v2, whole genome shotgun sequence genome includes a region encoding these proteins:
- the SPRING1 gene encoding SREBP regulating gene protein isoform X2: MPPGPRSCPAPRRDGEPGGYGVAPAPAEEEERAVRDRNLLQVQDHDQPIPWKVQFNLGNSSRPSNQCRNSIQGKHLITDELGYVCERRDLLVNGCCNVNVPGTKQYCCDGCLSSGCCSAYEYCVSCCLQPSKQLLLERFLNRAAVAFQNLFMAVEDHFELCLAKCRTSSQSVQHENTYRDPIAKYCYGESPPELFPA; the protein is encoded by the exons ATGCCGCCGGGGCCCCGGTCCTGCCCCGCTCCGCGCCGGGATGGTGAACCTGGCGGCTATGGTGTGGCGCCGGCTCCTGCGGAAGAG GAGGAGAGGGCAGTGAGAGATCGGAATCTCCTCCAGGTCCAAGACCACGATCAACCCATCCCATGGAAAGTACAGTTTAATTTGGGCAATAGTAGTCGACCCAGCAACCAGTGCCGGAACTCCATTCAGGGGAAACACCTCATCACAGATGAACTGG GTTACGTTTGTGAGAGGAGAGATTTGCTGGTGAACGGCTGCTGTAACGTCAACGTCCCTGGCACGAAGCAGTACTGCTGTGACGGCTGCTTGTCCAGTGGCTGCTGTAGCGCCTACGAGTACTGTGTCTCCTGCTGCCTGCAGCCCAGCAAG CAACTCCTCCTGGAGCGCTTCCTCAACCGGGCAGCTGTGGCATTCCAGAACCTCTTCATGGCAGTTGAAGATCACTTTGAATTGTGTTTGGCTAAATGCAGGACCTCATCCCAG AGCGTGCAGCACGAGAACACCTATAGGGATCCCATAGCAAAGTACTGCTACGGAGAGAGCCCTCCCGAGCTCTTCCCCGCGTGA
- the SPRING1 gene encoding SREBP regulating gene protein isoform X3: MPPGPRSCPAPRRDGEPGGYGVAPAPAEEVGARPGLRALAGLLPHQHLQAGYVCERRDLLVNGCCNVNVPGTKQYCCDGCLSSGCCSAYEYCVSCCLQPSKQLLLERFLNRAAVAFQNLFMAVEDHFELCLAKCRTSSQSVQHENTYRDPIAKYCYGESPPELFPA; encoded by the exons ATGCCGCCGGGGCCCCGGTCCTGCCCCGCTCCGCGCCGGGATGGTGAACCTGGCGGCTATGGTGTGGCGCCGGCTCCTGCGGAAGAGGTGGGTGCTCGCCCTGGTCTTCGGGCTCTCGCTGGTCTACTTCCTCACCAGCACCTTCAAGCAG GTTACGTTTGTGAGAGGAGAGATTTGCTGGTGAACGGCTGCTGTAACGTCAACGTCCCTGGCACGAAGCAGTACTGCTGTGACGGCTGCTTGTCCAGTGGCTGCTGTAGCGCCTACGAGTACTGTGTCTCCTGCTGCCTGCAGCCCAGCAAG CAACTCCTCCTGGAGCGCTTCCTCAACCGGGCAGCTGTGGCATTCCAGAACCTCTTCATGGCAGTTGAAGATCACTTTGAATTGTGTTTGGCTAAATGCAGGACCTCATCCCAG AGCGTGCAGCACGAGAACACCTATAGGGATCCCATAGCAAAGTACTGCTACGGAGAGAGCCCTCCCGAGCTCTTCCCCGCGTGA
- the SPRING1 gene encoding SREBP regulating gene protein isoform X1, translated as MVNLAAMVWRRLLRKRWVLALVFGLSLVYFLTSTFKQEERAVRDRNLLQVQDHDQPIPWKVQFNLGNSSRPSNQCRNSIQGKHLITDELGYVCERRDLLVNGCCNVNVPGTKQYCCDGCLSSGCCSAYEYCVSCCLQPSKQLLLERFLNRAAVAFQNLFMAVEDHFELCLAKCRTSSQSVQHENTYRDPIAKYCYGESPPELFPA; from the exons ATGGTGAACCTGGCGGCTATGGTGTGGCGCCGGCTCCTGCGGAAGAGGTGGGTGCTCGCCCTGGTCTTCGGGCTCTCGCTGGTCTACTTCCTCACCAGCACCTTCAAGCAG GAGGAGAGGGCAGTGAGAGATCGGAATCTCCTCCAGGTCCAAGACCACGATCAACCCATCCCATGGAAAGTACAGTTTAATTTGGGCAATAGTAGTCGACCCAGCAACCAGTGCCGGAACTCCATTCAGGGGAAACACCTCATCACAGATGAACTGG GTTACGTTTGTGAGAGGAGAGATTTGCTGGTGAACGGCTGCTGTAACGTCAACGTCCCTGGCACGAAGCAGTACTGCTGTGACGGCTGCTTGTCCAGTGGCTGCTGTAGCGCCTACGAGTACTGTGTCTCCTGCTGCCTGCAGCCCAGCAAG CAACTCCTCCTGGAGCGCTTCCTCAACCGGGCAGCTGTGGCATTCCAGAACCTCTTCATGGCAGTTGAAGATCACTTTGAATTGTGTTTGGCTAAATGCAGGACCTCATCCCAG AGCGTGCAGCACGAGAACACCTATAGGGATCCCATAGCAAAGTACTGCTACGGAGAGAGCCCTCCCGAGCTCTTCCCCGCGTGA